CAAGGACTTCGAGTGCCATTACTCCTTTTCCTTTTGTGCGGACACGTAATGGATTGATTTCAAACTCTACAATTTCTTCATAATGTTTTTCTGCCATATTCCCCATTTTTACAATGGCATCAAGCAATGCTTCTAAATCAAGCGGCGGCTTACCGCGGTATCCATTAATGTTCTTCCATAGGACCTCGATGCTTTGTACCATTTTCTCTGCCTTTTCGGTTGTAATTGGCGGAACGGCAAGAACAATGTCTTTTAGCAGTTCCGTATAAATCCCACCCAGTCCAAAAATGATCACCGGCCCGTAGTGCGAATCTGTTTTATAAGAAAGAATCGTTTCAAACCCATCATTAATCATAGCTTGGACCAAGTAGTTTGGTGAGTTTAAGCTTGTCATGCTGTTCCACGCTTCTCTTAATTCTTTCGCATTTTGAAGATTGAGCACTACTCCTCCAACATCAGATTTATGGGCTAACCCCTGCGCTTTTAATACGACTGGATAACCGATCTTTTCTGAAAATTCAATAGCCTCATCCATACTTGCCACTATTTTTTCAGGCGGTGATGGAAAACCGTTATCTTCAAGGAGCTTCCTGCCGTCATCATCATGAAGTAAGATCGGCTGTTCTTCAAAATTGACTTCATTAATCGAATAGATCGGCGCCTGTTCTTTCTTCTCTAAAAACGCCTTATACTGGAACAATGCCCGGCATGCCGCTAATGCGTTGCGGGTACCTTGTATGGCAGGAATGCCCGCTTCATCTAAAATAGACAGGACACGCGGATCAAACTCGGTATGAATGTGTGCAAAATAGAAAAGAGGTTTAGCTGTATTCTCTCTTAATTGGGCAAGATGTTTGGCCGGCGTACCTGTAAAACTAAATTCATGATCTCCTTGACCAATCGGCGCATCAATCGCAACAGAGACAATCCCGATATTAGGGTCCTTAGTAAGATATTCTAAGCACGTTTTTGATACTTCAGAAAACTCTTTTTTACTTTTCCCCCAAGCATCAAGCGGATTAGAGAATGGCGCAAGTTCAGGCAATTCGTTTTGCAATTCCTGCTGAATCGCAGCTGATAATTCCGGAAAATCGATGTCATATTCTTCAGCTAAATCAAGAGCTATGCCAGATTGTCCTCCTGATACAGTAATGGCAGATAACGTGTTTTTGAAGGTAAATACGGCTGAGACAGCATTTGTGCCGCTGCGACAGCTTCATCGATATCATTAACGAAGATGACGCCATGCTCCTCAAGCACATGTTTCTCAACTTTATAGTCACCTGTAAGTGCTCCGGAATGCGCATTTGCCATCGCTGATGATTTTTGTGTTTTCCCAGTCTTCAATACAATAACAGGCTTTCTGTATTCGCCACATAAATCAAGCGCTTTCAAAAAATGTTCATGGTTGCGAATCGCCTCAATATATAAAATAATGACAGATGTTTTCGGATCTTTCGCGAGTACTTTGACATAGTCACTCATTTTAAGATCTGCTTCATTTCCTGTCGAATAAATTCGACTTAAACCTAGACACGAAGCAATAAAGGAATCGAGCACTGAACCACTCTGTGATACGATGGAAACCGGTCCTTTTCGAAGCGGACGCTTGGGTCTGTGTAATGTTCCAATATAGGGAGTAAATTGATTATGCATATTAAAATAACCCATGCAGTTTGGACCGAAGACTCTTATCCCCGTTTTTTCTGCTTCTTTAAGAATAGAATGTTGAATTTGTTTTCCTTCTGGACCGCTTTCACCATATCCTCCACCTGGAATGACGAGAAGCTTTGCCCCCATTTCACCAGCAACACGGGTAACATCTAGCATCAAATTTGGATTGACAAGCCCTACAACGATATCAATTGGCTTTGTGATTTCCTGAAGTGTATGATAACATTTCATACCATTAATATCGTCATACTTTGGATTAACTAAGAAGATATCTCCTTTAAATTCGAAATTCTTTAAGTTTTCCATTATTACCTGACATGCGAAACGATAATTTGCACCAACAATTGCAACAGATTGAACAGGATGTAATAATGCCTCAAGCTCTTGCCCTTTCATATGTACACCTCTTTTCATCGTTTTTATTTTGTTCATTTTACCCCTTTTATCTATCTCTCTTGTCCATACCATTCCTCCAATCAAACAAGTGCGCATGAATTTTTTTAATATTTTCACTTTGATTATATTTTATTTTTTTGACCAGTCAATATAATTTTGGCCAGTCAGAAAAAAATATTTTGTCTGGTCATATTTTGTGTATAATATATTTATAGAGAAAGGATGGTGCTTTTGAATGAGTAATAAAGCTGAGGAACGTCGCAAGCAAATTTTACGTGCTGCCTTTCAAGCTGTTTTTGAAAAAGGGTTTGACAATGTGACCTTGCAGGACATTGCCGATTATGCTGATGTAAGCAAAGGTGTGACAAGTTACTACTTCCAAAATAAAGAAGATGTATTTTGTCATCTATTAGAGTGGGTTACAGGAAAAATTTATAAAAATGAACATGCAGCAATCAGTAATGAGTATACTGCACTTGATAAATTGCGTGCATATGTCAATGCAGCGTTTGCCAGTCCAAGTGATAACCGCAAGTTTTATCGAGTTTATCTTGAATTTCTTTCCCAATCCAATCATAATGAACAGTTCCGTCAAATCAATGATCAATTTTATGAAAACTGCTGGTCAATCGGACGTGAGATCGTTCAACTAGGGCAAAAAGAAGGAACTTTCGCTAATGTTAATGTTGATAAAGCCTCCTACACAATTCGTGCTCTAATTGACGGATCCCTTATTCAATGGCTCATGCGTAATAATGATAAACTGCATGCTTTCTACCGCGATAATTGCTTTGAAGCAATCTCTAGTTACTTGACAAACAAAAATAGTCAAAATAATGATCAACTAAATTCACATTCTTTTCGATGCGCCACCACAAATCAACCTTGCCAACACGATCAACAGTTATAAGACGGTCACTTCTCGATATATACGTAAAGAGTTTGCAAAGGAATTATCCCAATACTTTTGGAAACCTTATTTTTGGAGTCGTAGTTATATGGTGTTATCTACTGGTGGAACAACAATTGAAACGATAAAAAAATATATAGAAGAACAAGAAAAACCGCCTAACCCCCACTAAATCAATAGATTTTGAAGGGGAATGCGGCGCTAATTTTTGTTCAACTTTTTTAACTGCTGCATCAAGTGTAAATCCTTCTTCAATTAACTCCTGAATTAAAAGAATTTTTTTATGTTTAAGTAATTATATCTTCGAGTTGTTCCTTCTTCTTCTTTTTCAGATTCAATAATTCCTTTTTCTTCCCAATAACATATTCTTCTCGTAGGTACCCCTGTTATATCGGAACCTCTCCAATGCCAACAACAAGTTTCTTTCTTCTACTTCACAACCGAACTACCTAGGATTCCCTAATACTCCTTACACATTCCACCTACTTAAGTAAATAAAGGAATAAGCAAACCTGCAAGTAATAAAATTAGTGCTCCACCTAAACGTGACGAGATTTGTGCAAAAGGCATTAGCTCCATTCGTTTTGAAGCTGAAAGCACAGCAACATCACCAGTACCTCCCATGTTTGCCATACACAACCCACCTGTAATCGCCGCTTCAATTGGGTAGAACCCAACAAGTCTTCCTAATAACCCTGCACCGATAATTGCTCCTAATACAACGCCAAATACTGTTAAAATATATTGTAATGTTAGAGCTTCCAATACTGTGCCTAAATCCGTATAAGCTACACCAATTCCGAATAATAATGCAAACGTCCAATTTTTAGCCACAAACTGATACCATTGACTTGCACCTTCAACTACTGTCGTTGGAATTAAATTGGAAATTTTAGAAAAAGCGACAATAATAATCATAATGGCATATGCATGAATCGGGATTACAGAAGCTAATAGAGTTCCCACTGTAAAAAATGTTAATGCT
This DNA window, taken from Alteribacillus bidgolensis, encodes the following:
- a CDS encoding acetate--CoA ligase family protein; this encodes MQNELPELAPFSNPLDAWGKSKKEFSEVSKTCLEYLTKDPNIGIVSVAIDAPIGQGDHEFSFTGTPAKHLAQLRENTAKPLFYFAHIHTEFDPRVLSILDEAGIPAIQGTRNALAACRALFQYKAFLEKKEQAPIYSINEVNFEEQPILLHDDDGRKLLEDNGFPSPPEKIVASMDEAIEFSEKIGYPVVLKAQGLAHKSDVGGVVLNLQNAKELREAWNSMTSLNSPNYLVQAMINDGFETILSYKTDSHYGPVIIFGLGGIYTELLKDIVLAVPPITTEKAEKMVQSIEVLWKNINGYRGKPPLDLEALLDAIVKMGNMAEKHYEEIVEFEINPLRVRTKGKGVMALEVLASAKQTSSLKLVH
- a CDS encoding CoA-binding protein — its product is MKGQELEALLHPVQSVAIVGANYRFACQVIMENLKNFEFKGDIFLVNPKYDDINGMKCYHTLQEITKPIDIVVGLVNPNLMLDVTRVAGEMGAKLLVIPGGGYGESGPEGKQIQHSILKEAEKTGIRVFGPNCMGYFNMHNQFTPYIGTLHRPKRPLRKGPVSIVSQSGSVLDSFIASCLGLSRIYSTGNEADLKMSDYVKVLAKDPKTSVIILYIEAIRNHEHFLKALDLCGEYRKPVIVLKTGKTQKSSAMANAHSGALTGDYKVEKHVLEEHGVIFVNDIDEAVAAAQMLSQPYLPSKTRYLPLLYQEDNLA
- a CDS encoding TetR/AcrR family transcriptional regulator, giving the protein MSNKAEERRKQILRAAFQAVFEKGFDNVTLQDIADYADVSKGVTSYYFQNKEDVFCHLLEWVTGKIYKNEHAAISNEYTALDKLRAYVNAAFASPSDNRKFYRVYLEFLSQSNHNEQFRQINDQFYENCWSIGREIVQLGQKEGTFANVNVDKASYTIRALIDGSLIQWLMRNNDKLHAFYRDNCFEAISSYLTNKNSQNNDQLNSHSFRCATTNQPCQHDQQL
- a CDS encoding MerR family transcriptional regulator, whose protein sequence is MTGVPTRRICYWEEKGIIESEKEEEGTTRRYNYLNIKKFF